The nucleotide sequence GGTTCACTTCCTGCGCAGCCCGGGTCGCGAGCCGGTGATCAAAACCCCGAAAATGGTTCTGGTCAGCGAATACGCCATCGCCAACAGCCCGTTCACATTGTGGATTGCGAACATCCACGGTTTGAATTTCGTGGCCAACAAACACAACCGCGAACAGATCGAACAGGTCGCGGCCTTCCTGAAAAAGCACGATGGTCCGCTGATTTTTGCCGGAGACTTCAATTCCTGGAACAACGAACGCCTTGGCTATCTTGATGAAATCCTTGGAAAACTTAAGATGAAGAAGCTGCCGTTTGCCAACGACAACCGCAGGTTCAAATTGGATCATATCTACGTCCGCGGCCTGGAAGCCACTTCCACAACCCTGCACAACAATATCGAAACCTCTGATCACAAGCCGCTTTCCGCCTCGTTCCGTCTGAAATAGCTCCCCGGGCCGGCTTCGTTATGCGCGGTCGGCCCCCGGTTGATTCATTTTTTGTATAATAAGTTCTTTTGTATGTATTAAAAGTTTCCTCGATTTCGGAGCATATTCACCTCACAGGAGGTTTCTATGTCTTTGAAAACTGCACTCACAGCACTTTTGGGGCTATTCGTTTCCTCTTTTGCTATGGCTGATCAGATGGGCCCGAACGGCGACAAATTCTACGAAGATGCGGCTCACTATGAGCACGCTTGCCAGACTCAGCCGTGCAAATCCAACTATTCCCACCAGATCGTTTACAGCCAAAAAACCCGCATGAACAAACTGAACGACCCAACTCGCGACAACTTGAAAGCCATCGCGGTTGAACAGGCGCAAGTTTGGGGCGACACCATTTTGGAAGGCGACTATCACGCTGCGGGCCGCACTCGTTTGGATGAAGTACTGGCGTTCTACAAAGGTGCTCGTCTGATCGGATACAAAATCAAGTATTCCGAAAAAGCCTGGTACGTGGGTGACTGCGACTATAACGGCAAACGCGAGTCTTTGAAGGATTGCAAAACCGGCCGTATTATTGAGGGCAGCTATGTCTCTGCAGACCAGAAAACATTCTTCAGTGATGAAGAACGTTACGCTGAGTTTTCTTTCATCAACGAGTAGTTCTAGGTTATAGTCGCCGACATGGCGATAGTAATTGAAACCACCGACCTTTCCCGCGTCTATCAGACTTACCAGAAGCCCGAAGGATTCATCAACTCCCTGAAGGGCTTCGTCAATCGTAAGCACGTTTCCAAAGTTGCTTTGGACAAAACCACATTAAAAATTGAATCCGGACAGATCGTCGGTCTGGTCGGCGCCAACGGCGCCGGCAAAACCACTTTGCTGAAAATGCTTTCCGGCCTGGTCACGCCGACCAGTGGCGATGCCCGTGTGCTGGGCTTCAGACCCTGGGAAAGAAAAAACGAATTCTTGCGCCAGATCAGCATTCTGCTGGGTCAGAAGAATCAGCTGTGGTGGGATATTTCCCCGGCGGATTCTTATTCTTTACTGGCGCGTATCTATGATCTGGATCCCGCTCAAGCAAGAAAGCGCGTGGACCATTTAGCCGAGATGCTTCAGTGCACGCACGTCCTGCACACGCAGCTTCGCCGCCTCAGCCTTGGCGAGCGCATGAAAATGGAAATCATCGGCGCCCTTTTGCATGAACCCAAAGTTCTGTTTCTGGATGAACCGACCATCGGTCTGGACATCGTGGCCCAGGAAACCATCCGTGAGTTCCTGGATCAATACGTGAAAGAAAAAGAACCCACGGTCATTCTGACCAGTCACTATATGGACGATATCGCCAAGCTTGCTGACAAGTTGCTTCTTATCAGCAAAGGCAACATCGTCTATCAGGGCACGGTTCCTGATTTCGTAACCAAATCCAACACTGAACTGGCTGAAAACGAAGAGGTCGATTTTGAAGATGTCATCCGCCGCTTTTTGGAAGCGGAATCTCGCGTTCGCTAAACTCGCGATTCTGTCCAATCTTGAATACCGGCTGAACTACTTCGTTGATGCGATTCTTCAGCCGACACTGACCACGGGGATTGAAGTCCTTTTGTGGTTTGCCGTCTTTAAAGGGGCTGGCGCCACAGAAATCGCCGGCTTCGGTCGTGAATACTATCTGGCCTATGCCATGTGGGGCGCGTTCTTTGCGCGCATCTGCACCAGCTGGATGTATGAATACCGCATGATTCAGGAAATCGATTCCGGAAGCATCAACAGCCTGCTGGTGCGCCCGATGAGCTTCTATGAATACTATTTTTCGCAGTTGATGGGATATAAGTTCATCACCACCTTGGTGTCGATGCTGATCCCGTTCATCGCGATCTTTATCTTTGACCTGCCGACCAAGTTTGAACGCCTGCCTTTGGCTTTTGCTTTGGAATTTTATTACCTGATTCTGGTGCATTCGATCAGCTTTGTGATCGCAGCCTGCGCATTTTACCTGAACAAGGTCTATGCCGTGACCGGAGCAAAAAATCTGGCCCTGTGGCTGATGACCGGGGAATTGTTCCCGCTGGATCTGATGCCGGAACCGGTAAGGTCCATCATGATCGCCCTGCCTTTCAGTGCCGGGGTTTATGTTCCGGTGGGTTATCTGACCGGGCGTCTTGAAATCGGCACCGTTTGGCAATCCTTTGCCTCGGTCACTGTCGGCATCGTCGTGGTGAATTTAATCGGCGCTTGGATCTGGCGAAAAGGTGTTAACGTATACACCGGGACGGGGGCTTAAATGTTTCAGACGTTGAAAAAGTACCTGTCTTTGTACGCCGCCCTTTTCCGCACCAGCTTTATCGCGGATCTTGAATACCGTGTGAACTTCATCACCCGTATTGCAACAGATATCTTCTGGTATCTGGCGCAGATCATGACCTTTGAGGTTTTGTTCCGCCATACGCCGAAAATTGGCGACTGGAACCTGGAACAGATGCGCGTGTTCCTGGGCGTGGTTTTTGTCGTTGATGGTCTTTACATGATCATTCTGTCCGAAAACCTGGATCAGTTTTCTGAAAAAGTGCGCAAAGGCGATCTGGATCTGCTGCTGGCAAAACCCATTAATTCGCAGTTCATGATTTCATTGCAAAAGGCGTCCACGGCAATGATCGGGAATCTGATCATCGCTTCCAGCTGGTTTATCTATAGCATTTTGCAGCTGTCAAACTTCGAATGGCTGCGTCTGTTCTGGCTGCTACTGCTGATTCCGTGCGGACTGGTGGCCTTGTATGCCATGAGATTCTTTATGGCTTCCACGGCGGTGATCTTTGCCCGTTCCGAGAATTTGCAGTTTATCTGGTATCAGATCTATCGTCTGGGCATGCGCCCGGATTCAATCTATGTGCCGTGGTTTAAATGGATGCTGCTAACCGCCCTGCCCGTGGGGGTGATTGCCAGCGTGCCGGCCCGCGCCCTGCTTGAGCCACCGGATTTCGCCCTGTTTACGTGGGTGGTGCTGCTTTCAGGTATTTTGATTTATCTAACAAACAAGTTTTGGAAATTTGCCCTGAGATTTTATTCCAGCGCAAGTTCCTAAGGAGATATTCACATGATTAAAATCTACGGATCCCCGATGTCCAGCGCCGGCCGCTGCTACTGGATGCTTGAAGAACTGGGTCTGCCTTACGAGCAGATGCCGATGAACATGCGCGAAAAGCAGCACAAGTCCGCTGACTTTTTGAAGATCAACCCGAACGGCAAGATCCCGGCCATCATCGACGGTGAATACGTGCTGTGGGAATCCATGGCGATCACCAACTATCTGGCTAAAAAGCACAACAGCCCTCTGGCACCACAGAACTTGGACGAAGAAGGCCACATCATGCAATGGAGCTTCTGGGCCCTGGTGGATTTGCAAACTCCGGCAGTGAACTGATTGATTCAGGCTTTGTTTGTTCCGGATGAATTCAAAAATCCTAAAGTCATCGAAGACGCGAAAAAAGTTCTGCCAAATTATCTGAACACTTTGGAAGCCGGCCTTAAAGGCAAGACTTACCTTGTCGGCAACCGTTTCACCGTGGCGGATCTGAACGTGGCTTCCGTGGCAGGTTTGCTTTACGCTCTGAAATTCGACATGTCCCCGTATCCGGAAATTAACAAGTGGATGGGACTTTGTACCAGCCGTCCGGCGGCTCAAAAGCTGGACAAACTGCGCGCAACTGCTCAGGCGCACTAAAAATGCGGGAGGCCTTAAAGAGATGCATTTTTCTTTGAGGCCCCATTAGTTTTATTGATTTGTTTTAACGCCTCTTTTCGCCGATCTTAAAGATCACCAAAGGAGGTCCAAATGGCATTGCATGAAACCCGCACCATTCAACTGAAAAACGGCGATTCCATCATTATGAGGCCTGCTTTGGTCAGTGAAGCCGAAGCCTTACTGACCGCCTTTCTGGAAATTCTGCCCACTTCCCCCTACATCCTGAGCACAGCGGAATCCGCGGCAAGGAAAACCGTGGAAACTCAAATGAAGTGGATCACCGATGCCAACGAAGACCCTAAGGGTGCTTTGATCATCGCTGAACACCAAGGTCGCATCATCGGCATCACCAACATGGTGGCGTTCAAAGACAGCAAACGCAGCCACCGCGCGGGCTTGGGAATGTCAGTGCATCACGATTATCGCGGACAGGGATTGGGCGAAGCTTTATTGCGTCGTCTGATTGAAGTCGCACAAAACATTGAAGGCCTGAGCTTTCTGGAACTGAACGTGATGAGCGCGAATCAACCGGCGTTCAAACTGTATGAAAAACTGGGATTCCAGCAGGTGGGCTATTTGCGCGAAGCATATCGCCAACCCGATGGGGTTTTCACCGATGACATTTCCATGTCACTGGATCTAAGAGCTCGCCCTAGCTAAGGGCGAGTTTTTCGAATTCTTCAATCTTGCGATTAATGACCGCGATGGATTTTCTCCAGAACTCTGGCTTGCGAATGTCTTCGCCCAGGTGCTTTTGCACCAGATCTTCCGCGGTCATGCGGCCGGTGTCGCGCAGGATGTTGACGTAAGTCTTCATGAAGTCCTTACCCAATTCTTCACGACGGGCGTAAACACTGATGCTGAACAGATAACCGAAGGTGTACGGATAGTTATAGAAGCTGATTCCCGACATCGAGAAATGCAGTTTGGTTGCCCAGTACATTTTGTCATTTTCGCTCAAGGTGCTGCCGTACCATTTGCTCCACGCCTCGTCGGTCAGCTTGCTTAGCTCATCGGCGCTGACAGTGCGCTTTTCACGCATCTCATAGAAGCTTTTTTCAAAGTCATAACGAGCCGGGATATTCAGCAGGAACGCCGTTGCTCGGTCCATCTCGCCCCACGCAAATTCGATTTTTTCTTCACGGGATTTGGCATTGGTCAAAAGCACGTCGTGCAAAAGGGTTTCCGAGAAAATGCTGGCCGTTTCAGCCAACGTCATCGGATAACCACATTCAGCGATGGGCATGTCGCGCATCACCCAAGAATGATAGGCATGGCCCAGTTCGTGCGCGAGTGTTGAAATATCACTGTTAGAACCCATGTAGGTCATGAACACACGGGGTTCACGTTTTTTACGGAAACCGGTGCAATAAGCGCCGTTGCGTTTGTTCGGAAGAACTCGCGCTTCAATCCAGTGCTTATCAGCCATCATATCCACAAACTGCGCCATGTCCGGTGAAGCCTGAGCAAAGGCATCCTTGATCATTTTCAAGCCTTCTTCATAGCTGCGCTCTGATTTGGAAGCCGAAATCGGGCTTTGTGCCAGCAAGTCCCAAGGGTCCAGAGACTTTTTACCCATCAGCTTTGCCATCGCCAGATTCGCACGGCGGGACATATCGACATTTTCATAACAAGCCGTCAGCATCGCATCCAAAGTTTCTTGAGTGATACGGCTATAAAACAGGGACTGATCCAGATAGTGGGCCGGCTTCACTTGCGAACGTTTCTTGATCACCTCGTGGCGCCAGCCAGCCAAGGCATTCAAGATCGAAGAAGCTGTTTCTTTGTGCGTGGTCCATGCGTTTTGAATGGACGTCCACGCCACACGACGGGTTTCCTCATCCTGACTGCGAATCAATGCCGATGCTTTCGCCAGACCCACAGTTTCCGTGCGGTCTTTGAATTTCATTTCACAGCGCATGGTTCCGCTTAAGTTAGTATATAGCTCGCCCCACGCATGCAAGCCCGGCATTGAAAGTGCCTGCAACAAAGTTTCTTCTTCATCCGAAAGCATGAATGGCTTTTGTGTGCGTTCCTGGCTCCAGTCAAACTTCGCCGGCGTCAGTTCCGGGTGGGAAAGGATCTTGTTCAGAATTTCTTCTGAACAGCGTTTCATGAAGTTATCCACCGGGATCAGGATCTGCCACATACGGGAATTAAGCGCCATCACCTCTGATTTTTTGGCTTGAGCCTCGTTCAAAGTGCTGTCCACCGACAGATGACAATTCAAGAAGGTCGACATATTACCAACCAAAACTTGGGTCGCTTCCACGTCGATCCAGATTTTTTGGATCTTTTCCACTTCGTTTTCAAACGGAGTCTTCAGGGATTTGACGTCCTTTTCCAGCTGATCCACCTGGGATTTCACCAGATCAAATTCAGCCTGAAATTCAGGAGAGTTGTAAGAAGGATATTCAGATTCTAGATTCCAGGCCATTTTTTCCATGGAACAGATCTTACCGCATAGGCTGAAAAACAAAAAGGGCCATTCGGCCCTTTAAGATTTTAACGCTTTTCGATGTCGTCTTTGGCTCTTAGCACCGTAGAGCCCAGATCATTGATGATCTTGCTCAGTTCCGGCGACAGGGTTTTTCCCATCACCTGCAGTTGCAAATGCTCGCCCTCATAGAATGGCCCAACCAACTTGTCGTCATTCCAAGCCTGCACGAATTCATCTTCAAAGCCACCGATGACTTTTTGATCAAACAGCTGCGCTCCGAATTCACGGAAGCTGCCTTGCAAAGTGTCCGGATTCAGGTTGGAAGAACCCACCAGCATCACTTTGCCATCCACAGAAGTGATCTTTCTGTGATTTTCCTGGTGATAGCCTTGTGTTTTGCCATTTGGGAATTTCGCTTCGATACCCAGTGTACGACGGGCACGAACTTCAACCCCATGGCGCAGCAGCTGATCCAAGTACAACGTATTTGGCAATCCACCCAGGCTGAAATTGCCATTGTGGTCAGCCAGTATGCGGATCTTCAAACCCGGAACCTGAGCTTTACGCTTCATCAACGCATCGTTGATGTACTTGTCATAAATGAACAGATGCTCCATATAGATGTGGCTTTCAGCCTTCATGATCATATCCACCAGCATATTGCGAGTGTCTTTGATCTTCCCATCCACATTGGCTTCTGCCAGGCGCACGGACTGATTACCCACCGCCGGGAAGCTGGATCTATCAACACGGAACCAGGAAAGAATCTGATCGCGGTTCTTCAGGTAGGCTTCATTGCCGTAACCTTCTTCCTTATAGAAAAACCACTTCTTTTCATTCGGGTCCGTCGTCAAAGCCGCTTCCACGTCATCGTAGTAAGCCGCCTGCACCAGCGCCGCCGCCGGGCCTTTCACGTAAAGAGCATTATCATAGTAATAGCCACCACTGTGATCCGACCAGTTCTTGGAACCAAAGTAAGCCTGAGGCGCGTCCGATTCCGGGTCCACCACAATCACCTTACTGTGATCGATCTTGGATTCGTAATAAGTATTGCGCTTTTCCAGAGCCTTGAACGTCTCTTCCGTTTTAGGCACCAGGTTGGTGATACCAAAAGGGATCCCCGGTGGATGGCGCTGAATATTGGCCTGAAGCAGATACACCGAACCTTTCAGGCCCGGATCCGTCGCCGCGCGATCTTTAATATATTTAAAGATCGGCATCATCTCGTCCTTCATGTTGTAGTTCGTCGCATAGTCATGCAGCATCAACACCTTGAAGTTCGGATTGGCCTTTTTCTTTTCCACCGCCTGATCCAGCAGGAACTTGCTGAGTGTGCCACCCATCGTCCCCCCGAAAAGGAAGATATCAATGAACACGGAATCTTTCGCAGAAAGAATCATGTCACGGATCTTGGCAAACATCGGATCTTTGAAAGACGGATGTCCTTCATCGTCCTTGTGCAAAGGCATCTTCATATAAGGCTGATTGAAATCCAACACCCCGCCGGCAAAGATCACACGGTCATTAAACCACTGGATTCTTTCCGGAGAGATCTCATTATGACTGACCAGCTCAACAATGTTGCCCGGGACAAAACCCCCGGCAGACAACGAGTACGGGTCCATCTGTGGGAAACGCTTCTGCAGATTTTCTGTCAGCTCGCGGCTGGTCAGATTCAAGTTCGTTGCACCCGCCCAGGAATTCATCAAAGAACGGGCTTCATTCTGAGAAGCTTTGTCCTTTATCAGTGGATTGTCAGCATAATCACGCAAGGACTGTAAACGCATCTGCAACCAGTACTGCATCACCTTGGCTTCGTTAGCAGAATTCTTTTTAACAAACTTCCAGTATACCAGTGGCAACAGAATCTTTTCCGGAACCACTGCATCGTTTGTCTTTACAAAGGCACGCGCTTTGGTCTGTTCTGCGGCAGGCAATTTTTTGATTTCCTGAAGCAAAGCCTCCGGACGACGGCAGGCTTCGGCCGCAAACATCATGTCGTGATTATTCTTATAATAGTCCATGGCGGCCAGACGTTCCTTCAGGGACACCTGCGCGGTTTGCGCCATCGCCGTTGAAGCCATCACTACGGAACTCAAAATCATCAGCGTCTTTTTCACAGGACACCTCCGTTCACCAGAGCATCCAGATTCAGGAACTTCTCCATTGAGGACTCACACTTTTTCAAATATTGGATACGGGCGGAATAAAGCGCCTGCGTTTCGTTGGCCGTACTGTCCTGATCGCGCGAGGAATAGTAATTCACAAGCTTCACGCGGGAACGGTCACGGTCGAGCTTTTTCTCTTTCAAATCATAAACGATCTTTTCAAGGTTGAAGCTGATTTCCTCAGTAAAGGATTTCTTACTTTCCACAACGAACTGACCCGTCGGAATGGATTTTCCGGTTTTTTCATATTTATCCGGCATCAGCTCGTTGCGGCCTTCATTGTTTGAAGCCACAAGGCCCGGGAAAACTTCGATGGTTTCTTCCGTCGGGATGATGTTTTTCAAGCTGAAATTCTTGTACAAATCCACGGTGTAGAACAACGGCACACCCGGGCCGGACTTTTTAGCCGACAGCGTGTAACCTTCACAGGACACGGATTTTTGCACTTCGCGGTTCAGGCGATAATAGCGGCGATAACGGGCAAAGCCCTTCACACCGTTCTTTTTAATGCTTGGCAGACCGAATTTAGGGCGGGTATCCAGAATCTCGACATAGAAGGTCACAGTGCCACCGATATAATCGGCCTGGCCTTGAGTGGCCGGGATCAATACCGAGTTATTATAAACAGTGCCGGTGTCCGTGGCTTTTTCAAGTTGTTCCCATTTAGAGCTTAACGCCCCGGTTTCATTAAAGCGCACCAGTTGGTTGCTGTTAAGCTCTGCCGCATAATCGTTTCTTTGGTTCGGCTGTGGCAGGAACGTCAGGTCCACCTGCAAGCCGGTGTTGATGATCTTGTAAACACGCATGGTCTTTACAAAGTTTTCAATCATCGCGTCTTTCAGATTTCCGGCAGCCAGTTTAGCAAGGCCCTGTTCCGGATTTTCCACACCCAGAGTTTCAATGATCGCCTGATTCAGTGCCTTGCGGGCTGTTTCAGACAAATACTTTTGATCACCGTTTGTATGGAACGAGATTTTCATTGGATGACGATAAGGTTTTAGCGGAGAATCGCCTCCGATCAGATCGGCCAGCGCCTGCGTCTGACCATCTGAGATCGTGTATTTCTTTTCACTGGCTGGCTCGCGCATCTCTTTGTGGGTGCAATGCACAGCCATCAGGGCTGCCCAGGCAATCAAAGCGGATTTCATCGTCATCTTCATGATTACTTCCTACAGATTCTGGAATTTTTTGAATTCAGAGTAATGTTGATCGTCGGCTTTCAACAGAAGGCCCAAGGAATAAGGCAGATCCTTGTAAACGCGTTTACCGTCGTAATACATGATCACCGGCTCAAAAGTTCTTTGGTTGCCGATCGCCAGCTGAGCCACGTTGTCCGGGCTGATGGTGTAACGGCGCAAAGTTTCCTCCAAAGGCCATTTCACGTCACCAAAGACCACGTAAGCAATCTCGGAACAAACGATACGCGTGTGCGTGTGAACATCGAAGTTGAAGTCATACTCTTTGCCGATCTGGGCAATCGCCTGCAAAACGGCCTTGCGACGATATTCATCCGTGATGTTGGAACGAGTGTCACGCACCACCAGGAAGTCGTCGATATTCAGGAAGTGCTCCAAAGTGTTCAATTCCACACCCGGACGCAAAGCTTCCACGATGCGGTGACCAGCACGGATTTTCGCCTGAATTTTGGCTGGGATCTGATCCCAAACCTGCAGCTCTTTCAATTGCTCTTCGGTTCCCAACCAGATGGCCACGTGACCATAGTGGCCCGGGATCATCTTGTCAGTCAGACGGAATGGAGTTTTCTCCATCAGAATGTCCAAAGGTTTCATTTCCCCAATCAGGTTGGCTTTTTCAGATTCAGACATGTTGTAAAGAAAACCTTTACGGGTTTCCACCAGGCCGACCATGTTACCAAAGCCCATGCTCACACCGTAAGACACCGCACGAACACCGCGCTTACCACGCAAAGTCAGGCGATTCCACAAATTGGCAATGGCGTCTTTGAAGCCTGTACCCGTCTTGTCGTTTTTAACAGCCAGATACCAGATACTGGATTGAGTCAGAGTATAAAGCTGAGCTTCTTCCGGACTGGTTTTTTCACCATTAGCGCGACGCCAAGCCATCACAGAGTCGATGAACTTGATGGCGTCCTCGATCTGATCACGACGGTGTGTGGAGGAATAGGAATCGGCAATTGCCTGCAATGCACGCTTCTGAGGAACATCATAATTCAGAACATAGCGCAAAGAATCGTTGTCATTGAATGGCTGGATCGCCACCAGATAGTTGTCCATCAAAAGCAACGCTGAAGCCAAAGCCATCTGCATGCGGAAGATCTGCTTTTCACCTTGCGCGTCTTTTGGATCCACATTCAAAACATTATAAGTTTCGTACGTGTCCTTACGAACATGGCGATCTTTCTTTTCAGTCCTGGTGCCTTTGTAAGGGGCAAGCTTCACCTGATTTTTGCCAGAGAAGTATTCACCTTCAGCAATCGCCAGATCCAAGAGTTTTTTGCGTGTTTCCAGGTACTTCGCACCCATATCACGAACCCATTCACCCTCAGAACGGCTTAAAGACACATCACCCGTCTGGCCCAGCTTCTTTTCATCAGCAAAGCGCAAGGCTGTTGCGCGGAAATCCAAAGCTTCCGCCATCAAAACCTGCAGGTCATAATATTGAGGATCTACATAATAGGTAGCCGCTGGCGTTCTTTCCGTAGAAGATTTGAACGAAGAACAAGCGCCAACAAATGCTGTGAGTGCACACAACAGAACAATAGCGAAACGCATGGGTTTTCCCTCCATACGATCAGATTATCTGAGCTGGGCTAACTTCTCGCTTTAAACATGTTTAGCGACAGTAAATCTGGTCCAGAGGCCCAGTGCGAAAGGATACCGATATTCATGTCGCTGGACCAGGTAACAAAGGTGAGTTGGTAAACCTAGACCACTGTAATTTCCGCGACTGAATTGTCCACGCTCTTTCGATTGATAAACTTTGATTTATCAATCAGAGGAGACATCCCATGAAGTCCTGGACCGCGGCCCTTCTTGTTCTGGCTCTTTCACCTTTGGCTTTGGCCCAAACCAAACCCACAAAGACTCGAGTGTGGCCCCAAGAACTTAAGATAACCGGCAATCAAACCGTCGAATTGTACCAACCCCAAGTTGAATCGCTCGCCCAAAACGACATCAAGGCACGGGCCGCGTTTAAACTGACCCGCGACGGCAAGGACTATTACGGCAGCTGTAAAATAGAAGCCAAAGCCGAAAT is from Bdellovibrio bacteriovorus str. Tiberius and encodes:
- a CDS encoding endonuclease/exonuclease/phosphatase family protein, with product MIKGLILALTLSVSSYAFAEEVKNEIPADKDVHTQFGQCQHDFLPSNFDLFVWNIKKAEAKDRWARDFEYFVPKNDLILIQEGMIDSYVPSVILRQKNYCWDFATSFLEKDGDQTGVMNGSYARPSMVHFLRSPGREPVIKTPKMVLVSEYAIANSPFTLWIANIHGLNFVANKHNREQIEQVAAFLKKHDGPLIFAGDFNSWNNERLGYLDEILGKLKMKKLPFANDNRRFKLDHIYVRGLEATSTTLHNNIETSDHKPLSASFRLK
- a CDS encoding ABC transporter ATP-binding protein → MAIVIETTDLSRVYQTYQKPEGFINSLKGFVNRKHVSKVALDKTTLKIESGQIVGLVGANGAGKTTLLKMLSGLVTPTSGDARVLGFRPWERKNEFLRQISILLGQKNQLWWDISPADSYSLLARIYDLDPAQARKRVDHLAEMLQCTHVLHTQLRRLSLGERMKMEIIGALLHEPKVLFLDEPTIGLDIVAQETIREFLDQYVKEKEPTVILTSHYMDDIAKLADKLLLISKGNIVYQGTVPDFVTKSNTELAENEEVDFEDVIRRFLEAESRVR
- a CDS encoding ABC transporter permease yields the protein MSSAAFWKRNLAFAKLAILSNLEYRLNYFVDAILQPTLTTGIEVLLWFAVFKGAGATEIAGFGREYYLAYAMWGAFFARICTSWMYEYRMIQEIDSGSINSLLVRPMSFYEYYFSQLMGYKFITTLVSMLIPFIAIFIFDLPTKFERLPLAFALEFYYLILVHSISFVIAACAFYLNKVYAVTGAKNLALWLMTGELFPLDLMPEPVRSIMIALPFSAGVYVPVGYLTGRLEIGTVWQSFASVTVGIVVVNLIGAWIWRKGVNVYTGTGA
- a CDS encoding ABC transporter permease; protein product: MFQTLKKYLSLYAALFRTSFIADLEYRVNFITRIATDIFWYLAQIMTFEVLFRHTPKIGDWNLEQMRVFLGVVFVVDGLYMIILSENLDQFSEKVRKGDLDLLLAKPINSQFMISLQKASTAMIGNLIIASSWFIYSILQLSNFEWLRLFWLLLLIPCGLVALYAMRFFMASTAVIFARSENLQFIWYQIYRLGMRPDSIYVPWFKWMLLTALPVGVIASVPARALLEPPDFALFTWVVLLSGILIYLTNKFWKFALRFYSSASS
- a CDS encoding glutathione S-transferase family protein, which gives rise to MIKIYGSPMSSAGRCYWMLEELGLPYEQMPMNMREKQHKSADFLKINPNGKIPAIIDGEYVLWESMAITNYLAKKHNSPLAPQNLDEEGHIMQWSFWALVDLQTPAVN
- a CDS encoding glutathione binding-like protein, with amino-acid sequence MIQALFVPDEFKNPKVIEDAKKVLPNYLNTLEAGLKGKTYLVGNRFTVADLNVASVAGLLYALKFDMSPYPEINKWMGLCTSRPAAQKLDKLRATAQAH
- a CDS encoding GNAT family N-acetyltransferase; translated protein: MALHETRTIQLKNGDSIIMRPALVSEAEALLTAFLEILPTSPYILSTAESAARKTVETQMKWITDANEDPKGALIIAEHQGRIIGITNMVAFKDSKRSHRAGLGMSVHHDYRGQGLGEALLRRLIEVAQNIEGLSFLELNVMSANQPAFKLYEKLGFQQVGYLREAYRQPDGVFTDDISMSLDLRARPS
- a CDS encoding M3 family oligoendopeptidase, which produces MEKMAWNLESEYPSYNSPEFQAEFDLVKSQVDQLEKDVKSLKTPFENEVEKIQKIWIDVEATQVLVGNMSTFLNCHLSVDSTLNEAQAKKSEVMALNSRMWQILIPVDNFMKRCSEEILNKILSHPELTPAKFDWSQERTQKPFMLSDEEETLLQALSMPGLHAWGELYTNLSGTMRCEMKFKDRTETVGLAKASALIRSQDEETRRVAWTSIQNAWTTHKETASSILNALAGWRHEVIKKRSQVKPAHYLDQSLFYSRITQETLDAMLTACYENVDMSRRANLAMAKLMGKKSLDPWDLLAQSPISASKSERSYEEGLKMIKDAFAQASPDMAQFVDMMADKHWIEARVLPNKRNGAYCTGFRKKREPRVFMTYMGSNSDISTLAHELGHAYHSWVMRDMPIAECGYPMTLAETASIFSETLLHDVLLTNAKSREEKIEFAWGEMDRATAFLLNIPARYDFEKSFYEMREKRTVSADELSKLTDEAWSKWYGSTLSENDKMYWATKLHFSMSGISFYNYPYTFGYLFSISVYARREELGKDFMKTYVNILRDTGRMTAEDLVQKHLGEDIRKPEFWRKSIAVINRKIEEFEKLALS
- a CDS encoding phospholipase D-like domain-containing protein, whose translation is MKKTLMILSSVVMASTAMAQTAQVSLKERLAAMDYYKNNHDMMFAAEACRRPEALLQEIKKLPAAEQTKARAFVKTNDAVVPEKILLPLVYWKFVKKNSANEAKVMQYWLQMRLQSLRDYADNPLIKDKASQNEARSLMNSWAGATNLNLTSRELTENLQKRFPQMDPYSLSAGGFVPGNIVELVSHNEISPERIQWFNDRVIFAGGVLDFNQPYMKMPLHKDDEGHPSFKDPMFAKIRDMILSAKDSVFIDIFLFGGTMGGTLSKFLLDQAVEKKKANPNFKVLMLHDYATNYNMKDEMMPIFKYIKDRAATDPGLKGSVYLLQANIQRHPPGIPFGITNLVPKTEETFKALEKRNTYYESKIDHSKVIVVDPESDAPQAYFGSKNWSDHSGGYYYDNALYVKGPAAALVQAAYYDDVEAALTTDPNEKKWFFYKEEGYGNEAYLKNRDQILSWFRVDRSSFPAVGNQSVRLAEANVDGKIKDTRNMLVDMIMKAESHIYMEHLFIYDKYINDALMKRKAQVPGLKIRILADHNGNFSLGGLPNTLYLDQLLRHGVEVRARRTLGIEAKFPNGKTQGYHQENHRKITSVDGKVMLVGSSNLNPDTLQGSFREFGAQLFDQKVIGGFEDEFVQAWNDDKLVGPFYEGEHLQLQVMGKTLSPELSKIINDLGSTVLRAKDDIEKR
- a CDS encoding YiiX/YebB-like N1pC/P60 family cysteine hydrolase codes for the protein MRFAIVLLCALTAFVGACSSFKSSTERTPAATYYVDPQYYDLQVLMAEALDFRATALRFADEKKLGQTGDVSLSRSEGEWVRDMGAKYLETRKKLLDLAIAEGEYFSGKNQVKLAPYKGTRTEKKDRHVRKDTYETYNVLNVDPKDAQGEKQIFRMQMALASALLLMDNYLVAIQPFNDNDSLRYVLNYDVPQKRALQAIADSYSSTHRRDQIEDAIKFIDSVMAWRRANGEKTSPEEAQLYTLTQSSIWYLAVKNDKTGTGFKDAIANLWNRLTLRGKRGVRAVSYGVSMGFGNMVGLVETRKGFLYNMSESEKANLIGEMKPLDILMEKTPFRLTDKMIPGHYGHVAIWLGTEEQLKELQVWDQIPAKIQAKIRAGHRIVEALRPGVELNTLEHFLNIDDFLVVRDTRSNITDEYRRKAVLQAIAQIGKEYDFNFDVHTHTRIVCSEIAYVVFGDVKWPLEETLRRYTISPDNVAQLAIGNQRTFEPVIMYYDGKRVYKDLPYSLGLLLKADDQHYSEFKKFQNL